Proteins encoded within one genomic window of Posidoniimonas corsicana:
- a CDS encoding DUF2185 domain-containing protein — MAKHYKLTAKQIAPLAEGFGGCIATDLITVDGKRVNFMYREATDREHDSGWRFMSGFESDEYMNEPTNHGIYDVNTIANYDQDIIPFLGAPVGSAYERNQHNGAFEAVEFGPPED; from the coding sequence GTGGCCAAGCACTACAAACTCACTGCCAAACAGATTGCACCGCTAGCAGAGGGATTCGGCGGATGTATCGCTACCGACTTGATCACGGTGGATGGCAAGCGAGTCAACTTCATGTACCGGGAAGCGACGGACCGCGAACATGACAGCGGCTGGAGGTTCATGTCGGGCTTTGAGTCCGACGAGTACATGAACGAGCCAACTAATCACGGCATCTACGACGTCAATACAATCGCCAATTACGATCAGGACATTATCCCATTCTTGGGCGCGCCGGTCGGCTCTGCGTACGAGAGGAATCAACATAACGGCGCGTTCGAGGCCGTTGAGTTTGGCCCGCCTGAAGACTGA
- a CDS encoding sugar phosphate isomerase/epimerase family protein, translating into MFVCASTECFPELSPKETLARLVDLEYTVVELAIHETDGWLKPSEVLADLERAVNLCRETHRMSVAALSINIEAEGDAYYEQFAACCKLAKAIKVVTMVVPSAELGAPFNEEVERLRKLSAIASLEGAVAALKTQVDRMSQDVDTAQMFCNNVPGLKLTLDPSCMIFGPNQNRGYDKLIEHVQHVHLRDTSKNELQVRVGQGEIDYGKLVSQLNAARYNRALSVNMTPMADVDHEGEMRKIRLLLDSLL; encoded by the coding sequence GTGTTTGTTTGTGCCTCGACGGAGTGTTTCCCGGAACTCAGCCCCAAAGAGACGCTCGCGCGCCTCGTCGACCTGGAGTACACAGTTGTCGAGCTGGCGATCCACGAGACCGACGGCTGGCTCAAGCCATCGGAGGTGCTAGCAGACCTGGAGCGGGCGGTAAACCTGTGCCGCGAGACGCACCGCATGTCGGTGGCCGCGCTGTCCATCAACATCGAGGCCGAGGGCGACGCGTACTACGAGCAGTTTGCGGCGTGCTGCAAGCTGGCCAAGGCGATCAAGGTGGTGACCATGGTGGTGCCGTCGGCCGAGCTGGGCGCCCCGTTCAACGAGGAGGTGGAGCGGCTCCGCAAGCTGTCGGCCATCGCCTCGCTGGAGGGCGCCGTGGCCGCGCTCAAGACCCAGGTCGACCGCATGAGCCAGGACGTCGACACCGCGCAGATGTTCTGCAACAACGTGCCGGGCCTGAAGCTGACGCTCGACCCGAGCTGCATGATCTTCGGCCCCAACCAGAACCGCGGCTACGACAAGCTGATCGAGCACGTGCAGCACGTGCACCTGCGAGACACCAGCAAGAACGAGCTGCAGGTCCGCGTCGGCCAGGGCGAGATCGACTACGGCAAGTTGGTCAGCCAGCTGAACGCCGCCCGCTACAACCGCGCCCTGTCGGTCAACATGACCCCGATGGCGGACGTCGACCACGAGGGCGAGATGCGGAAGATCCGGTTGCTGCTGGATAGCTTGCTGTAG
- the mutY gene encoding A/G-specific adenine glycosylase — MPVTEDAPPFTPARLRTLRRRLLDWFAEHARDLPWRQNRDPYRVWLSEVMLQQTQVETVKPYFARFLEAFPTVVDLAAAPEQEVLRLWEGLGYYRRARGLHAAAKVLAAEHESRFPRDVAALQKLPGVGRYTAGAIASIAFDLPAPILEANTIRLFTRLAAYRGDPTSTAGQKYLWGVAEELVPQQGASRFNQALMELGALVCTPKAPNCQACPLARQCEANRQGLVELLQPTTKKLKFIDVSEAAVVVFKGGEVLVRQCGPGERWSGLWDFPRFAVESEGPLFAQDELAKKVAEQTGVQVRGASHLKTLKHGVTRHRITLDCYTAQRSGGRLRSTADSPTRWIDPAELSELPLSVTGRKIAKLIA; from the coding sequence ATGCCCGTCACGGAAGACGCCCCGCCTTTCACGCCCGCCCGGCTGCGGACCCTCCGCCGGCGGCTGCTGGACTGGTTCGCCGAGCACGCCCGGGACCTCCCCTGGCGGCAGAACCGCGACCCGTACCGCGTCTGGCTCAGCGAGGTGATGCTGCAGCAGACGCAGGTCGAGACCGTCAAACCTTACTTCGCCCGGTTCCTCGAGGCGTTCCCCACGGTCGTCGACCTGGCCGCCGCGCCGGAGCAGGAGGTGCTGCGGCTGTGGGAGGGCCTGGGCTACTACCGCCGCGCCCGCGGGCTGCACGCGGCCGCCAAGGTTCTCGCAGCCGAGCACGAATCCCGCTTCCCGCGCGACGTGGCGGCGCTGCAGAAGCTGCCGGGCGTGGGCCGCTACACGGCCGGCGCGATCGCGTCGATCGCGTTCGACCTGCCGGCGCCGATCCTCGAGGCCAACACCATCCGGCTGTTCACCCGCCTGGCCGCGTACCGCGGCGACCCCACGTCAACCGCGGGACAGAAGTATCTGTGGGGCGTGGCCGAAGAGCTAGTCCCGCAGCAGGGCGCCTCGCGGTTCAACCAGGCGCTGATGGAGCTTGGCGCGCTGGTCTGCACGCCCAAGGCGCCCAACTGCCAGGCGTGCCCGCTCGCCCGTCAGTGCGAGGCGAACCGCCAGGGCCTGGTCGAGCTGCTGCAGCCCACCACCAAGAAGCTGAAGTTTATCGACGTCAGCGAGGCCGCCGTGGTCGTCTTCAAGGGGGGCGAGGTGCTGGTCCGCCAGTGCGGACCCGGCGAGCGGTGGAGCGGCCTGTGGGATTTTCCAAGGTTCGCTGTTGAGAGCGAAGGGCCGCTGTTCGCGCAGGACGAACTCGCCAAGAAGGTCGCCGAGCAGACCGGCGTTCAGGTCCGCGGCGCGTCGCACCTCAAGACGCTCAAGCACGGCGTCACCCGCCACCGCATCACGCTCGACTGCTACACCGCCCAGCGTTCGGGCGGCCGCCTGCGTTCCACGGCG